Proteins found in one Cellulomonas palmilytica genomic segment:
- a CDS encoding DUF5679 domain-containing protein gives MAETYAGEFYCVKCKEKREAEGDVVVSESGRKMAKAVCPVCGTKLNRILGKA, from the coding sequence ATGGCCGAGACCTATGCAGGCGAGTTCTACTGTGTGAAGTGCAAGGAGAAGCGCGAGGCCGAGGGTGACGTCGTCGTCTCCGAGTCGGGCCGCAAGATGGCCAAGGCCGTCTGCCCCGTCTGCGGCACCAAGCTGAACCGCATCCTCGGCAAGGCCTGA
- a CDS encoding ThiF family adenylyltransferase encodes MLRTGLRVVRRAPGEVQVGTDPRWAVRVDDLTPDEVRALVALSQGVPLSLLAAGLDPRRLADLAAQLDAAGLTAPGGTRALTGPAGDDARVLSLLDPDAAGTARVVRRAQRTVGVVGLGATGLGVAVTLAAAGVGRLLLDDDRPVRSGDVGPGGYRFQDVGYARVAAAVGVLAAVAPATAAAAVTGGVSAPPAAGPTGAGTCTGTCTGTEADLVVVVSDDVVEPTLGALLLNRGTPHLSVVLREADTVVGPLVVPGEGPCLRCLDLHRTDVDPGWPVVAAALGTRAARPAATGRPGTRLPPPEPPAVVAVASGTAAAAALAFLDTGASALAGTTVEIGLPDALPRRRRWAVHPACGCTAHRCVVDVATSRAAREAPADLSVDEPPGGPADARVRPPGSCADGLAHASSGRPRRR; translated from the coding sequence ATGCTGCGGACCGGGTTGCGCGTGGTACGTCGGGCACCGGGTGAGGTGCAGGTCGGCACCGACCCCCGCTGGGCCGTGCGGGTCGACGACCTGACACCCGACGAGGTGCGCGCGCTCGTCGCGCTGAGCCAGGGGGTCCCGCTCTCGCTGCTCGCCGCCGGCCTCGACCCGCGTCGCCTCGCGGACCTCGCTGCCCAGCTCGACGCGGCGGGCCTCACCGCGCCCGGCGGCACGCGTGCGCTCACGGGACCCGCCGGCGACGACGCTCGCGTGCTGTCCCTGCTCGACCCCGACGCCGCGGGGACGGCTCGCGTCGTGCGCCGCGCGCAGCGGACCGTGGGCGTCGTGGGGCTCGGGGCGACCGGCCTGGGCGTCGCGGTCACGCTCGCCGCCGCCGGGGTCGGACGCCTCCTGCTCGACGACGACCGCCCCGTGCGCTCGGGGGACGTCGGACCCGGCGGCTACCGGTTCCAGGACGTGGGGTACGCACGCGTGGCCGCCGCGGTCGGCGTCCTCGCCGCCGTCGCCCCCGCGACCGCCGCGGCGGCGGTGACCGGCGGCGTGTCGGCGCCCCCGGCCGCCGGCCCGACCGGCGCGGGGACCTGCACCGGCACCTGCACCGGGACAGAGGCGGACCTCGTCGTCGTCGTGAGCGACGACGTCGTCGAGCCCACGCTCGGCGCGCTGCTCCTCAACCGCGGGACGCCGCACCTCAGCGTCGTGCTGCGCGAGGCGGACACGGTCGTCGGGCCGCTCGTCGTCCCCGGCGAGGGCCCGTGCCTGCGGTGCCTCGACCTGCACCGCACCGACGTGGACCCCGGCTGGCCCGTCGTCGCGGCCGCGCTCGGCACGCGCGCGGCGCGGCCCGCCGCGACCGGCCGGCCCGGGACGCGCCTGCCCCCTCCGGAGCCGCCGGCGGTCGTGGCGGTCGCGTCCGGGACGGCCGCGGCCGCGGCCCTCGCGTTCCTCGACACGGGCGCGTCGGCGCTGGCGGGGACGACCGTCGAGATCGGCCTGCCCGACGCGCTGCCCCGCAGACGCCGATGGGCGGTGCACCCGGCCTGCGGGTGCACCGCCCATCGGTGCGTGGTCGACGTCGCCACGTCGCGGGCCGCCCGGGAGGCTCCGGCCGACCTGTCGGTCGACGAACCTCCGGGCGGTCCCGCTGACGCGCGCGTCAGGCCGCCGGGTTCTTGCGCGGACGGCCTCGCCCACGCTTCGTCGGGACGACCACGCCGCCGATGA
- a CDS encoding WhiB family transcriptional regulator translates to MRLTTLLDTSGSGPWPTGSTATTDDGTFDQLVAGLIPCRNHDPELWFAEQTARVEQAKALCRECPIMSGCLAGALEREEPWGVWGGEVFIGGVVVPTKRGRGRPRKNPAA, encoded by the coding sequence GTGCGGCTCACGACGCTGCTCGACACCAGCGGATCAGGCCCCTGGCCCACCGGCAGCACCGCGACCACCGACGACGGCACCTTCGACCAGCTGGTCGCAGGGCTCATCCCGTGCCGCAACCACGACCCCGAGCTCTGGTTCGCCGAGCAGACCGCTCGCGTCGAGCAGGCGAAGGCGCTCTGCCGCGAGTGCCCGATCATGTCGGGCTGCCTCGCCGGCGCGCTCGAGCGTGAGGAGCCGTGGGGCGTGTGGGGCGGCGAGGTGTTCATCGGCGGCGTGGTCGTCCCGACGAAGCGTGGGCGAGGCCGTCCGCGCAAGAACCCGGCGGCCTGA
- a CDS encoding ATP-dependent helicase encodes MSPDDLLAALDPEQRAVATALRGPVCVLAGAGTGKTRAITHRIAYGIRTGVFRADHVLAVTFTARAAGEMRTRLRELGASGVQARTFHAAALRQLTYFWPKVVGGAPPRIAEAKAQLVAEAARRVGLPADRTGVRDLAAEVEWAKVSLVVPDEYAVAVAAVDRVVPGGHDAAAVARLMTAYEQVKDERGVIDFEDVLLLLAAMLAERPDVGREVRGQYRHFVVDEYQDVSPLQQYLLDQWLGGRDELCVVGDPSQTIYSFAGATPHHLLTFARAHPGAQVVRLVRDYRSTPQVVELANRVIAHAGRGTGASAPAPLELRAQRPDGPAVRWAAYADDEAEAAGIAAAAARLVADGVPASQIAVLYRTNAQAEAFEEALASAGVAYQVRGGERFFARRDVREALVFLRGGARAADPDVPLGQAARDLLRNAGWTEQAPTTRGAARDRWEALDALARLADEVEARATSEGRHASVADLVAELDERAAAQHAPTVQGVTLASLHAAKGLEWDAVFLAGLSDGLLPTSLAETPEAIEEERRLLYVGVTRAREHLQLSYARSRLPGGRASRRPSRFLDALWPGASGSTRRPGAGQAPGDDDPRASAVLAALTRWRDERARDLGVSPGRVLATHALHTLAARRPSSREELALVPGIGAQTLATVGDDVLAVLARSVHA; translated from the coding sequence ATGTCTCCCGACGACCTGCTGGCTGCGCTCGACCCCGAGCAGCGTGCCGTCGCGACCGCGCTGCGCGGCCCGGTGTGCGTGCTCGCGGGTGCGGGGACGGGCAAGACGCGCGCGATCACGCACCGCATCGCGTACGGCATCCGCACGGGGGTGTTCCGCGCGGACCACGTGCTCGCGGTGACGTTCACGGCCCGCGCCGCGGGTGAGATGCGCACGCGGCTGCGCGAGCTGGGCGCCTCGGGCGTGCAGGCGCGCACGTTCCACGCCGCGGCGCTGCGGCAGCTCACGTACTTCTGGCCCAAGGTCGTCGGCGGCGCCCCGCCGCGCATCGCGGAGGCGAAGGCGCAGCTCGTCGCGGAGGCCGCCCGCAGGGTGGGACTGCCCGCGGACCGCACCGGCGTGCGCGACCTCGCGGCCGAGGTCGAGTGGGCGAAGGTCAGCCTGGTGGTGCCCGACGAGTACGCGGTCGCGGTCGCCGCGGTCGACCGGGTGGTGCCGGGCGGGCACGACGCGGCGGCGGTCGCGCGCCTGATGACGGCGTACGAGCAGGTCAAGGACGAGCGTGGGGTCATCGACTTCGAGGACGTGCTGCTGCTGCTCGCGGCGATGCTCGCCGAGCGCCCGGACGTGGGCCGCGAGGTGCGCGGGCAGTACCGGCACTTCGTCGTCGACGAGTACCAGGACGTCAGCCCTCTGCAGCAGTACCTGCTGGACCAGTGGCTCGGCGGCCGCGACGAGCTGTGCGTGGTCGGCGACCCGTCGCAGACCATCTACTCGTTCGCGGGCGCGACGCCGCACCACCTGCTGACGTTCGCGCGCGCCCACCCGGGTGCGCAGGTCGTCCGGCTCGTGCGCGACTACCGCTCGACGCCGCAGGTGGTCGAGCTCGCCAACCGGGTCATCGCGCACGCGGGCCGGGGCACGGGCGCGTCGGCGCCCGCGCCGCTCGAGCTGCGCGCGCAGCGCCCCGACGGTCCCGCGGTGCGATGGGCGGCGTACGCGGACGACGAGGCGGAGGCCGCGGGCATCGCGGCGGCCGCGGCGCGGCTCGTGGCGGACGGCGTGCCGGCGTCGCAGATCGCGGTGCTGTACCGGACGAACGCGCAGGCCGAGGCGTTCGAGGAGGCGCTCGCGAGCGCGGGCGTCGCGTACCAGGTGCGCGGGGGCGAGCGGTTCTTCGCGCGGCGGGACGTGCGCGAGGCGCTGGTCTTCCTGCGCGGCGGTGCGCGCGCGGCGGACCCGGACGTCCCGCTCGGTCAGGCCGCGCGCGACCTGCTGCGCAACGCGGGCTGGACGGAGCAGGCGCCGACGACCCGCGGCGCGGCCCGCGACCGCTGGGAGGCGCTCGACGCGCTCGCCCGGCTCGCGGACGAGGTCGAGGCGCGCGCGACGAGCGAGGGGCGGCACGCGAGCGTCGCGGACCTGGTGGCGGAGCTCGACGAACGCGCCGCGGCGCAGCACGCGCCGACCGTGCAGGGCGTGACGCTCGCGTCGCTGCACGCCGCGAAGGGTCTCGAGTGGGACGCGGTGTTCCTCGCGGGGCTGAGCGACGGGCTGCTGCCGACGTCCCTCGCCGAGACGCCCGAGGCGATCGAGGAGGAGCGCCGGCTGCTGTACGTGGGCGTGACGCGTGCCCGCGAGCACCTGCAGCTGTCGTACGCGCGCTCGCGGCTGCCCGGCGGGCGCGCCTCGAGACGACCGTCGCGGTTCCTGGACGCGCTGTGGCCGGGGGCGTCGGGGTCGACGCGTCGCCCGGGTGCCGGCCAGGCGCCCGGCGACGACGACCCGCGGGCGTCGGCCGTGCTCGCGGCGCTCACGCGGTGGCGCGACGAGCGTGCGCGTGACCTCGGGGTGAGCCCGGGCCGAGTGCTCGCGACGCACGCGCTGCACACGCTCGCGGCGCGACGGCCGTCGTCGCGCGAGGAGCTCGCGCTCGTGCCGGGCATCGGTGCGCAGACGCTCGCGACGGTCGGCGACGACGTGCTCGCGGTGCTCGCGCGGTCGGTCCACGCCTGA
- a CDS encoding mycoredoxin gives MSTQTLPEPGTITMYSTTWCGYCRRLKTQLDSVGIGYTEVDIEEHPDAAELVASLNGGNQTVPTVVFPDGSAATNPSLVEVRSRLS, from the coding sequence ATGAGCACGCAGACCCTCCCCGAGCCCGGCACCATCACGATGTACTCCACGACGTGGTGCGGGTACTGCCGCCGCCTCAAGACGCAGCTGGACTCGGTCGGGATCGGCTACACCGAGGTCGACATCGAGGAGCACCCCGACGCCGCCGAGCTCGTCGCGTCGCTCAACGGCGGCAACCAGACCGTCCCGACGGTCGTGTTCCCCGACGGCTCGGCCGCGACCAACCCGTCCCTCGTCGAGGTCCGCAGCCGGCTCTCCTGA
- the nudC gene encoding NAD(+) diphosphatase, with amino-acid sequence MRSDELPLSRAVVDRAAHLRTVDEEARVLADPTTRVVLLRDGRVPVDARGALVLTTVERASKESPGDGGEDPWLLLGADDDGAYVARRSPGGPDDLADLPRRGSAADRDVHAPASSSAPPVAPTRDVADEDAVRWASLREVGAHLDARDAGLVATAVALDAWHERHPRCPRCGAATRVTQAGWVRTCTVDGSEHYPRTDPAVIMAVVDEADRLLLAHAAAWPAGRWSTLAGFVEPGESLEHAVRREVAEETHVVVGDVTYAGSQPWPFPASLMVAFVARALTTDVEVDAVEVEHAAWFTRDELARAVVAGDVVPPTRSSIARALVEDWFGGPLPQPAAR; translated from the coding sequence GTGAGGTCCGACGAGCTGCCCCTGTCCCGTGCGGTCGTGGACCGCGCCGCGCACCTGCGCACCGTCGACGAGGAGGCGCGTGTGCTCGCCGATCCGACGACGCGCGTCGTGCTGCTGCGGGACGGCCGCGTGCCGGTCGACGCGCGCGGCGCGCTCGTCCTGACCACGGTGGAGCGGGCGAGCAAGGAGTCCCCGGGTGACGGCGGCGAGGACCCGTGGCTCCTGCTCGGGGCCGACGACGACGGCGCGTACGTGGCGCGGCGCTCACCGGGCGGTCCCGACGACCTCGCCGATCTCCCGCGCCGTGGCTCGGCGGCGGACCGTGACGTGCACGCGCCCGCGTCGTCGTCCGCCCCGCCCGTCGCCCCGACACGGGACGTGGCCGACGAGGACGCGGTGCGCTGGGCGTCGCTGCGTGAGGTCGGCGCGCACCTCGACGCGCGCGACGCGGGCCTGGTCGCGACGGCTGTGGCGCTCGACGCGTGGCACGAGCGGCACCCACGGTGCCCGCGCTGCGGCGCGGCGACGCGGGTGACGCAGGCGGGGTGGGTCCGCACGTGCACCGTCGACGGCTCGGAGCACTACCCGCGCACGGACCCCGCGGTGATCATGGCGGTGGTCGACGAGGCCGACCGCCTGCTGCTCGCGCACGCCGCCGCGTGGCCGGCGGGGCGCTGGTCGACGTTGGCGGGCTTCGTCGAGCCGGGGGAGTCGCTCGAGCACGCGGTGCGGCGCGAGGTCGCGGAGGAGACGCACGTCGTCGTCGGCGACGTCACCTACGCCGGCAGCCAGCCGTGGCCGTTCCCGGCGTCGCTCATGGTCGCGTTCGTGGCGCGCGCGCTGACGACCGACGTCGAGGTCGACGCGGTCGAGGTGGAGCACGCCGCGTGGTTCACGCGCGACGAGCTCGCGCGTGCGGTCGTCGCAGGCGACGTCGTGCCGCCGACGCGCTCGTCGATCGCGCGGGCGCTCGTCGAGGACTGGTTCGGCGGCCCGCTGCCGCAGCCGGCGGCGCGCTGA
- a CDS encoding phosphotransferase, which yields MPRSPLALAALATVAVPGLDAYDVRRPAHPGTDFDIAVVVDAARRRWVVRAPVHPAAGAALEAEVELLAGLDAFCTDGTLPFAVPAPVGFAHLPEGGRAAVHEEIPGRALDVAELEPGPGLGASLGRAIAAVHELPTSVVENAGLPVYDAGAYRARRQAEVDEAAATGKVPPTLLRRWEERLEDVALWRFVPTVVHGDLTNERILVRDGAVSGILHWGDASVADPADDLSWLLVAAPPDAADSIMEAYQLRRTELIDPHLTDRALLAGELALARWLLYGVRSGNADVVADAVAMLEDLDEHTRTSPTGEAWGSDVPTAPVAAVSSYA from the coding sequence GTGCCTCGATCCCCGCTCGCCCTCGCCGCACTGGCCACCGTGGCCGTGCCGGGTCTGGACGCCTACGACGTGCGGCGGCCCGCGCACCCCGGCACCGACTTCGACATCGCGGTCGTCGTGGACGCCGCCCGCCGGCGCTGGGTGGTGCGCGCACCCGTGCACCCGGCCGCGGGCGCGGCCCTCGAGGCCGAGGTCGAGCTGCTCGCCGGCCTCGACGCGTTCTGCACCGACGGCACCCTGCCGTTCGCCGTCCCCGCGCCCGTCGGGTTCGCGCACCTGCCCGAGGGCGGCCGCGCCGCGGTGCACGAGGAGATCCCCGGTCGCGCCCTCGACGTCGCCGAGCTCGAGCCCGGGCCCGGGCTGGGCGCGTCGCTCGGCCGCGCCATCGCCGCCGTCCACGAGCTCCCGACGAGCGTCGTCGAGAACGCCGGTCTGCCCGTGTACGACGCGGGTGCCTACCGGGCGCGCCGCCAGGCGGAGGTCGACGAGGCCGCCGCGACCGGCAAGGTCCCGCCCACGCTGCTGCGGCGCTGGGAGGAGCGGCTCGAGGACGTCGCCCTGTGGCGCTTCGTGCCGACCGTCGTGCACGGCGACCTGACGAACGAGCGCATCCTCGTCCGCGACGGCGCCGTGAGCGGCATCCTGCACTGGGGTGACGCGAGCGTCGCCGACCCGGCCGACGACCTGTCGTGGCTGCTGGTCGCGGCACCGCCGGACGCGGCCGACTCGATCATGGAGGCGTACCAGCTGCGCCGCACCGAGCTCATCGACCCGCACCTGACCGATCGCGCGCTGCTCGCGGGTGAGCTCGCGCTCGCGCGCTGGCTGCTGTACGGCGTGCGTTCGGGCAACGCGGACGTCGTCGCCGACGCGGTCGCCATGCTCGAGGACCTCGACGAGCACACCCGCACCTCGCCGACCGGCGAGGCCTGGGGCTCCGACGTGCCGACCGCCCCGGTCGCCGCGGTCTCGTCGTACGCCTGA
- a CDS encoding ATP-dependent DNA helicase yields the protein MSERTVAPGAPGVPGVPPASTTTEVPSQGRHPADGQLADARPAAEQRAGDQLAGEQRAGEQRAVEPVSAEDIARLLGRDLPTLEQRRIIEAPLGPALVVAGAGSGKTETMAGRVVWLVANGLVEPQQVLGLTFTRKAAGELAERVRLRLRRLARAAAEQGVVLPGRAHLEDDVLGGRPTIATYNSYAASLVRDHALRLGIDPSARLLGEAAQWQLASEVVEAWQEDLGVDAAVSTVVEAVLRLSGALDEHLLDPAAARDGIAAICADIEATPTPTRAHYAEVVALLGSLRERERLLDVVAAYRARKRASDAIDFGDQVALAARLAREVPEVGAGERERFAVVLLDEYQDTSFAQLTLLAALFGDGHPVIAVGDPHQSIYGWRGASAGGLERFPTTFRRPAAEGGGPAQVLALTTSWRNDVKVLDAANHVAGPLRSRTTRVPVPQLVASPVAGPGHVDAFLASTAAEEAEAVAEFVAAHWRPAGQGTDGGRVSAAVLCRKRSQFAALRRALRARGLPVEVVGLGGLLSTPEVVDVVAALQAAYDPLRGDALVRLMTGARTRLGAADLHALAAWAGELVGQRTGRDAGVELDVIDERSIVDALDELPRPGWRSPGGRALSDEGRARLADLAGLLRTLRAHSYLAVPDLVAEAERLLGLDIEVAARAGVGAGRARAQLDAFRDVAVDFARSVDTPTLGGFLSWLEAADARENGLELPVTDPDPDAVQLITVHAAKGLEWDVVAVAGLVDGVFPTTATQGKDGPKDSAWLTGLGELPYPLRGDADDLPRLEYAGAQDPKELRDRVHGLRLDAGEHEVAEERRLAYVALTRARHRLLLTGSWWGDGKKPRPPSTFLVELAEAGLVDAAQWAGEPAPDDENPASSEAATAVWPADPFAVEDGPGRRPAVEQAAAWVRAASARPDARPDDDCAEESRAGESRWEVLARTLLEEQRAARESTGAVDLPSHLSASALVRLGADATEFARGLRRPVPAEPSGRARLGTRFHAWVEGYYGAATLVDLDALPGAEDEDLSGPDQVDVDEARLRAAFLASAWADRRPLQVEADVETHVAGYVLRSRIDAVFPAAPGDPVPDGEGVVVVDWKTGSAPRDAATREAREIQLAVYRLAWSRFSGVPLERVAAAFHYVAGGETVWPQRLLGEDEIAALLERVTDDGAVDVRRA from the coding sequence ATGAGCGAGCGCACGGTCGCGCCCGGAGCGCCCGGGGTCCCCGGGGTGCCGCCCGCGAGCACGACGACGGAGGTGCCCTCGCAGGGGCGGCACCCGGCGGACGGGCAGCTCGCCGACGCGCGGCCCGCCGCCGAGCAGCGGGCCGGCGATCAGCTGGCCGGCGAGCAGCGGGCCGGCGAGCAGCGGGCTGTCGAGCCGGTCAGCGCCGAGGACATCGCGCGGCTGCTCGGGCGCGACCTGCCGACGCTCGAGCAGCGCCGCATCATCGAGGCTCCGCTCGGCCCCGCGCTCGTCGTCGCGGGTGCGGGCTCGGGCAAGACCGAGACGATGGCGGGGCGCGTCGTGTGGCTCGTCGCGAACGGGCTCGTCGAGCCGCAGCAGGTGCTCGGCCTGACGTTCACGCGCAAGGCCGCGGGCGAGCTCGCGGAGCGCGTGCGGCTGCGGCTGCGGCGGCTCGCGCGCGCCGCGGCCGAGCAGGGCGTGGTGCTGCCGGGCCGCGCGCACCTCGAGGACGACGTCCTCGGCGGACGCCCGACCATCGCGACGTACAACTCCTACGCCGCGTCCCTGGTGCGCGACCACGCGCTGCGCCTGGGCATCGACCCGAGCGCGCGGCTGCTCGGCGAGGCCGCGCAGTGGCAGCTCGCGAGCGAGGTCGTCGAGGCATGGCAGGAGGACCTGGGCGTCGACGCCGCGGTCTCCACCGTGGTGGAGGCCGTCCTCCGGCTGTCCGGCGCGCTCGACGAGCACCTGCTCGACCCGGCGGCCGCGCGGGACGGCATCGCGGCGATCTGCGCGGACATCGAGGCGACGCCGACGCCCACGCGCGCGCACTACGCCGAGGTGGTGGCCCTGCTGGGCTCGCTGCGCGAGCGTGAGCGGCTGCTCGACGTCGTCGCGGCGTACCGGGCCCGCAAGCGCGCGAGCGACGCGATCGACTTCGGCGACCAGGTCGCGCTCGCGGCGCGGCTCGCGCGCGAGGTCCCCGAGGTGGGCGCGGGCGAGCGCGAGCGGTTCGCGGTGGTGCTGCTCGACGAGTACCAGGACACGTCGTTCGCGCAGCTCACGCTGCTCGCGGCGTTGTTCGGCGACGGGCACCCGGTGATCGCCGTGGGTGACCCGCACCAGTCGATCTACGGGTGGCGCGGCGCGAGCGCGGGCGGGCTCGAGCGGTTCCCGACGACGTTCCGCCGCCCGGCGGCCGAGGGCGGCGGTCCCGCGCAGGTGCTCGCGCTCACGACGTCGTGGCGCAACGACGTGAAGGTTCTGGACGCGGCCAACCACGTGGCCGGCCCGCTGCGCTCCCGCACGACCCGGGTGCCCGTGCCGCAGCTCGTCGCGAGCCCGGTGGCGGGACCGGGGCACGTCGACGCGTTCCTGGCGTCGACCGCGGCCGAGGAGGCCGAGGCGGTCGCCGAGTTCGTCGCGGCGCACTGGCGGCCCGCGGGGCAGGGAACCGACGGCGGTCGCGTGAGCGCGGCGGTGCTGTGCCGCAAGCGGTCGCAGTTCGCGGCGCTGCGCCGCGCGCTGCGTGCCCGCGGGCTGCCGGTCGAGGTCGTCGGCCTGGGCGGTCTGCTCTCGACGCCCGAGGTGGTCGACGTCGTCGCCGCGCTGCAGGCCGCGTACGACCCGCTGCGCGGGGACGCGCTCGTGCGGCTCATGACGGGCGCGCGCACGCGCCTGGGCGCTGCGGACCTGCACGCGCTCGCGGCCTGGGCCGGCGAGCTCGTCGGGCAGCGCACGGGACGCGACGCCGGGGTCGAGCTGGACGTGATCGACGAGCGCAGCATCGTCGACGCGCTCGACGAGCTGCCGCGCCCCGGGTGGCGCAGCCCCGGCGGACGTGCCCTGAGCGACGAGGGCCGCGCCCGGCTCGCCGACCTCGCCGGCCTCCTGCGCACGTTGCGCGCGCACTCGTACCTCGCGGTGCCGGACCTGGTCGCCGAGGCGGAGCGCCTGCTCGGCCTCGACATCGAGGTCGCCGCGCGGGCCGGCGTCGGCGCGGGTCGGGCGCGAGCGCAGCTCGACGCGTTCCGGGACGTCGCGGTCGACTTCGCGCGGTCCGTCGACACCCCGACGCTCGGCGGCTTCCTGTCGTGGCTCGAGGCGGCCGACGCGCGCGAGAACGGCCTCGAGCTGCCCGTGACCGACCCCGACCCGGACGCGGTCCAGCTCATCACCGTGCACGCCGCGAAGGGCCTCGAGTGGGACGTCGTCGCGGTCGCGGGCCTGGTCGACGGCGTGTTCCCGACCACCGCGACGCAGGGTAAGGACGGCCCCAAGGACTCGGCGTGGCTCACGGGTCTCGGCGAGCTGCCCTACCCGCTGCGCGGCGACGCCGACGACCTGCCGCGCCTGGAGTACGCGGGCGCGCAGGACCCGAAGGAGCTGCGCGACCGGGTGCACGGGCTCCGGCTTGACGCGGGCGAGCACGAGGTCGCCGAGGAGCGCCGCCTCGCGTACGTCGCGCTGACCCGTGCCCGGCACCGCCTGCTGCTCACCGGGTCGTGGTGGGGCGACGGCAAGAAGCCGCGCCCGCCGTCGACGTTCCTGGTCGAGCTCGCGGAGGCGGGGCTCGTGGACGCCGCGCAGTGGGCGGGCGAGCCCGCGCCCGACGACGAGAACCCCGCGTCGAGCGAGGCCGCGACGGCCGTGTGGCCCGCCGACCCGTTCGCGGTCGAGGACGGACCCGGGCGACGGCCCGCGGTCGAGCAGGCCGCCGCGTGGGTGCGCGCGGCGTCGGCCCGCCCCGACGCGCGGCCGGACGACGACTGTGCGGAGGAGAGCCGGGCGGGGGAGAGCCGGTGGGAGGTGCTCGCACGCACGCTGCTCGAGGAGCAGCGCGCGGCCCGCGAGTCGACGGGCGCGGTCGACCTGCCCTCGCACCTGTCGGCGTCCGCGCTGGTGCGGCTCGGCGCCGACGCGACGGAGTTCGCGCGGGGCCTGCGTCGTCCGGTGCCCGCGGAGCCGTCGGGCCGGGCGCGGCTCGGCACGCGGTTCCACGCGTGGGTCGAGGGCTACTACGGCGCCGCGACACTCGTCGACCTCGACGCGCTGCCGGGCGCCGAGGACGAGGACCTGTCGGGGCCGGACCAGGTCGACGTCGACGAGGCGCGGCTGCGTGCCGCGTTCCTCGCGTCCGCGTGGGCGGACCGCCGCCCGCTGCAGGTCGAGGCGGACGTCGAGACGCACGTCGCGGGATACGTGCTGCGCTCCCGCATCGACGCGGTGTTCCCGGCCGCGCCGGGCGACCCGGTGCCCGACGGCGAGGGCGTGGTCGTCGTCGACTGGAAGACGGGCTCGGCGCCGCGCGACGCGGCGACGCGCGAGGCGCGCGAGATCCAGCTCGCGGTGTACCGGCTCGCGTGGTCGCGGTTCTCGGGGGTGCCGCTCGAGCGCGTCGCGGCGGCGTTCCACTACGTCGCGGGCGGTGAGACCGTGTGGCCGCAGCGACTGCTGGGTGAGGACGAGATCGCCGCGCTCCTCGAGCGCGTCACCGACGACGGGGCGGTCGACGTGCGCCGGGCGTGA